The proteins below are encoded in one region of Syntrophotalea carbinolica DSM 2380:
- the yedE gene encoding YedE family putative selenium transporter: protein MKNFLAGRWGIIGVGSVIGVLAALLQKLGNPGNMGVCVACFERDIAGALGLHRAGVVQYVRPEVIGFVLGALIAAYLFREFRPRLGSAPIVRFVLGAFAMIGALVFLGCPWRAALRLAGGDGSAIFGLLGLGVGIWIGTLFLKGGYNLGRTQRTHVAAGWMLPLMMLGLLVLMFIFPAVSGEAKSGVLFYSLKGPGAMHAPLLISLGIGLFIGFIAQRSRFCTMGAVRDLVLFRHMHLMSGFIALIVAAFVANLLFGQFHPGFEGQPVAHTMQIWNFAGMMLAGLAFCLAGGCPGRQLFLAGEGDGDAAIFVLGMIAGAAFSHNFGLASSPAGVGPYGIQAVVIGLVVCLFIGFTMRKSVV, encoded by the coding sequence ATGAAGAACTTTTTGGCGGGACGTTGGGGCATCATCGGTGTCGGATCTGTAATCGGTGTTCTTGCGGCTCTTTTGCAGAAACTGGGAAACCCGGGCAACATGGGCGTTTGCGTCGCCTGTTTCGAGCGGGATATTGCCGGAGCGCTGGGGCTTCATCGTGCCGGGGTGGTGCAGTATGTTCGTCCCGAAGTGATCGGCTTTGTCCTCGGGGCGTTGATCGCAGCTTACCTGTTCAGGGAATTCCGGCCGCGTCTTGGTTCGGCTCCCATCGTCCGATTCGTTCTTGGTGCTTTTGCCATGATCGGGGCGCTGGTGTTTCTCGGTTGCCCGTGGCGGGCGGCATTGCGTCTTGCCGGCGGTGATGGTTCCGCAATCTTCGGATTGCTCGGGCTGGGCGTAGGTATCTGGATCGGTACCTTGTTCTTAAAAGGCGGATACAATCTTGGCCGTACCCAGCGCACGCATGTTGCGGCTGGATGGATGTTGCCCCTTATGATGTTGGGCTTGCTGGTGTTGATGTTTATTTTTCCCGCCGTTTCCGGTGAGGCAAAAAGCGGGGTGCTCTTTTACAGTTTGAAAGGGCCGGGTGCGATGCATGCACCGCTGCTGATATCCCTGGGGATCGGTCTGTTTATCGGGTTTATAGCTCAGCGCAGTCGGTTCTGCACCATGGGGGCTGTTCGGGACCTGGTGCTCTTCCGGCACATGCACCTGATGTCGGGATTCATCGCGCTTATCGTTGCCGCTTTTGTTGCCAACCTGTTGTTCGGCCAATTCCATCCGGGTTTTGAAGGACAGCCCGTTGCCCACACCATGCAGATTTGGAATTTTGCCGGGATGATGTTGGCGGGGCTGGCCTTCTGTCTTGCCGGGGGCTGCCCCGGTCGCCAGTTGTTTCTGGCCGGCGAGGGTGATGGTGATGCCGCCATTTTTGTGCTGGGCATGATTGCAGGGGCTGCGTTCAGTCACAATTTCGGATTGGCCAGTTCCCCGGCCGGTGTTGGCCCCTATGGCATCCAGGCTGTTGTGATCGGCCTTGTGGTGTGCCTGTTTATCGGGTTTACCATGAGAAAAAGTGTTGTTTAA
- a CDS encoding sulfurtransferase TusA family protein: MTKTVDARGLSCPQPVLMTLNAIKAGNDSEIKVLVDSEVSKENVCRAANNRGWTVADITDESGEFSITMKKG; this comes from the coding sequence ATGACAAAGACAGTAGACGCTCGCGGACTATCTTGCCCTCAACCGGTCCTGATGACGCTGAATGCGATAAAGGCCGGCAACGACAGTGAAATTAAGGTTCTGGTCGATAGTGAAGTTTCCAAGGAGAACGTCTGTCGCGCCGCGAACAATCGCGGGTGGACGGTGGCTGACATTACGGATGAGTCCGGCGAGTTCTCCATAACGATGAAAAAGGGCTAG
- the selD gene encoding selenide, water dikinase SelD, giving the protein MSRQEIKLTHMVKAAGUAAKLGPGGLEEALSGLFEGSDPNLLVGPETADDAGVYRIGDDCALVETTDIITPLVDDPFQFGAIAATNALSDVFAMGGKPVTAMNMVFYPECSISPEVLREILAGGSAKIREAGACLVGGHTVEDDEIKYGLAVTGLVHPDRVIRNSTARPGDILILTKPVGTGIVSTGIKAEMVADATLDEACRWMSTLNNVAARIMTECGAHACTDVTGFGLIGHASEMARGAGVTLLLDVSAIPVISGVADLINDGLVPGGCYRNRDFYSRLLVDARPGRQEDLKPFAADDLIPLYDPQTSGGLLIALAVESAERYIRLAGDQGCFAVPIGEVVADRGHAVEIR; this is encoded by the coding sequence ATGAGCAGACAGGAAATAAAACTTACCCATATGGTCAAAGCGGCCGGTTGAGCTGCCAAACTGGGCCCGGGGGGCCTGGAAGAAGCTTTGTCCGGATTGTTCGAAGGCAGTGACCCGAATCTCCTCGTAGGGCCGGAGACTGCCGATGACGCGGGGGTTTATCGCATTGGGGACGACTGTGCCCTGGTCGAGACCACGGACATCATCACCCCGTTGGTAGACGACCCTTTTCAGTTCGGTGCCATCGCCGCGACCAATGCCCTGTCCGATGTCTTCGCCATGGGCGGCAAGCCCGTGACCGCCATGAACATGGTTTTCTACCCGGAATGCAGCATTTCCCCCGAAGTGCTGCGGGAGATCCTGGCCGGCGGCAGCGCAAAGATTCGCGAAGCCGGGGCATGTTTGGTCGGAGGGCATACCGTCGAGGATGATGAGATCAAGTACGGTCTTGCGGTGACCGGTCTTGTGCATCCGGATCGGGTGATACGCAATTCCACCGCCCGCCCGGGCGATATTCTGATTCTTACCAAACCTGTCGGCACCGGCATCGTGTCTACCGGGATCAAGGCGGAGATGGTGGCCGACGCCACGCTGGATGAGGCCTGCCGCTGGATGAGCACCTTGAACAATGTGGCCGCACGGATCATGACGGAATGCGGCGCCCACGCCTGTACCGACGTCACCGGTTTCGGCCTTATCGGCCATGCCTCGGAGATGGCCCGGGGAGCGGGGGTTACCTTGCTTCTGGATGTGAGTGCGATACCGGTTATCAGCGGTGTTGCCGATCTGATCAACGACGGTCTGGTGCCGGGTGGCTGCTACCGCAACCGGGATTTCTACTCCCGTTTGCTGGTGGACGCCCGCCCTGGACGCCAAGAGGATTTGAAGCCCTTTGCCGCGGACGATCTCATCCCCTTGTACGATCCCCAGACTTCCGGCGGGCTTCTGATTGCCCTTGCCGTCGAATCCGCCGAGAGGTATATCCGTCTTGCCGGAGACCAGGGCTGTTTTGCCGTTCCGATCGGCGAGGTTGTTGCGGACCGCGGACATGCTGTCGAGATCCGGTGA
- a CDS encoding sugar phosphate isomerase/epimerase family protein — MQPTIAMCNIFDQDAERLAAFADQNGFSAIDWSLDPSLPERELLSQIKVLDGFQVRYHCRFHGVDVAYSDQRGDDSLALLLRTVDQVAAAGGRYMTVHSGLGNPSGEGIDLNRAITNLTTLVEHGRRNGVAVALENLTTPLTNDPLVFRRIVTESDAYVTIDIGHAHAVRHLHPHKSIFDEYILPHRDRLLNAHVYHTELDGYGHVPPADLADISDRLDLLGLAESCDWWVIELMNPSELLHTRDLLQNYLEASSPQTVEVRQPSSFPLGAI, encoded by the coding sequence ATGCAACCGACCATCGCCATGTGCAACATATTCGATCAGGATGCGGAAAGACTCGCAGCATTTGCCGACCAAAACGGTTTTTCCGCTATCGACTGGTCCCTGGATCCCTCGCTTCCGGAGAGGGAGCTTCTCTCCCAGATAAAGGTTCTTGACGGGTTTCAGGTACGCTACCACTGTCGTTTTCATGGCGTGGATGTGGCTTACAGCGATCAGCGGGGCGATGACTCCCTGGCGCTGTTGCTGCGTACCGTCGACCAGGTAGCCGCTGCCGGCGGGCGCTATATGACGGTGCATTCCGGGCTTGGCAACCCCTCCGGCGAGGGGATCGACCTGAACCGTGCCATTACCAACCTGACCACTCTCGTGGAGCATGGCCGACGCAATGGCGTTGCCGTGGCCTTGGAAAACCTGACCACGCCGCTGACCAACGATCCCCTTGTGTTTCGCCGCATCGTGACGGAAAGCGACGCTTACGTCACCATCGATATCGGCCACGCCCACGCGGTGCGCCACCTGCATCCGCACAAATCCATTTTCGACGAATACATTCTGCCCCATCGGGACAGGCTCCTTAATGCGCATGTCTACCATACGGAGCTTGACGGTTATGGCCATGTCCCGCCCGCCGATCTGGCGGATATCAGCGATCGGCTGGATCTTCTCGGCCTGGCCGAATCCTGCGACTGGTGGGTCATCGAACTCATGAATCCGTCCGAATTGCTGCACACCCGCGACCTGCTGCAAAACTACCTCGAAGCCTCCTCTCCGCAAACCGTTGAGGTTCGGCAACCAAGTTCCTTTCCCCTCGGTGCAATCTAG